A DNA window from Carassius gibelio isolate Cgi1373 ecotype wild population from Czech Republic chromosome A6, carGib1.2-hapl.c, whole genome shotgun sequence contains the following coding sequences:
- the LOC128015578 gene encoding protein SPO16 homolog isoform X4, translated as MASNTGTSWKTTIIISSSPQCDEPSKILLAQQHRIRRSDTILSSAFVFPMSGTAFLLVTPEEFPAKLENSEFFERIEKFVQVHRNSFLLLQAPVYGKREWEILSSVQNRFLGCNLRVIPVHSTADVVKGMLVIAKQLFSYLTE; from the exons ATGGCAAGCAATACCGGCACCTCTTGGAAAACAACCATTATAATTAGCTCCTCGCCCCAG TGTGATGAACCCTCGAAGATTCTTCTGGCGCAGCAGCACAGGATTCGCCGCTCGGACACCATCCTGTCCTCTGCCTTTGTTTTCCCCATGTCAG GAACGGCTTTCTTGCTGGTCACACCCGAGGAGTTTCCAGCTAAGCTTGAGAATTCAGAATTTTTTGAAAGAATTGAGAAGTTTGTGCAGGTCCATAGAAACAGTTTTCTTCTGCTTCAAGCCCCAGTCTACGGAAAAAGGGAGTGGGAGATTTTATCATCCGTGCAAAACAG ATTTCTTGGCTGTAACCTCAGAGTCATACCTGTGCACAGTACTGCTGATGTAGTGAAGGGAATGCTGGTCATTGCGAAG
- the LOC128015578 gene encoding protein SPO16 homolog isoform X5 — protein sequence MASNTGTSWKTTIIISSSPQCDEPSKILLAQQHRIRRSDTILSSAFVFPMSGTAFLLVTPEEFPAKLENSEFFERIEKFVQVHRNSFLLLQAPVYGKREWEILSSVQNSRFLGCNLRVIPVHSTADVVKGMLVIAKLFSYLTE from the exons ATGGCAAGCAATACCGGCACCTCTTGGAAAACAACCATTATAATTAGCTCCTCGCCCCAG TGTGATGAACCCTCGAAGATTCTTCTGGCGCAGCAGCACAGGATTCGCCGCTCGGACACCATCCTGTCCTCTGCCTTTGTTTTCCCCATGTCAG GAACGGCTTTCTTGCTGGTCACACCCGAGGAGTTTCCAGCTAAGCTTGAGAATTCAGAATTTTTTGAAAGAATTGAGAAGTTTGTGCAGGTCCATAGAAACAGTTTTCTTCTGCTTCAAGCCCCAGTCTACGGAAAAAGGGAGTGGGAGATTTTATCATCCGTGCAAAACAG CAGATTTCTTGGCTGTAACCTCAGAGTCATACCTGTGCACAGTACTGCTGATGTAGTGAAGGGAATGCTGGTCATTGCGAAG
- the LOC128015578 gene encoding protein SPO16 homolog isoform X3 — protein MASNTGTSWKTTIIISSSPQCDEPSKILLAQQHRIRRSDTILSSAFVFPMSGTAFLLVTPEEFPAKLENSEFFERIEKFVQVHRNSFLLLQAPVYGKREWEILSSVQNSRFLGCNLRVIPVHSTADVVKGMLVIAKQLFSYLTE, from the exons ATGGCAAGCAATACCGGCACCTCTTGGAAAACAACCATTATAATTAGCTCCTCGCCCCAG TGTGATGAACCCTCGAAGATTCTTCTGGCGCAGCAGCACAGGATTCGCCGCTCGGACACCATCCTGTCCTCTGCCTTTGTTTTCCCCATGTCAG GAACGGCTTTCTTGCTGGTCACACCCGAGGAGTTTCCAGCTAAGCTTGAGAATTCAGAATTTTTTGAAAGAATTGAGAAGTTTGTGCAGGTCCATAGAAACAGTTTTCTTCTGCTTCAAGCCCCAGTCTACGGAAAAAGGGAGTGGGAGATTTTATCATCCGTGCAAAACAG CAGATTTCTTGGCTGTAACCTCAGAGTCATACCTGTGCACAGTACTGCTGATGTAGTGAAGGGAATGCTGGTCATTGCGAAG
- the LOC128015576 gene encoding mitochondrial import receptor subunit TOM70, with product MAASKPVEPECGTGLPRWQLALLVGTPLVLGAGAVYLWNRNRGKENQGKKNGERKTPEGSASPVQGQHGATNPELENMSPLDKAQSAKNKGNKYFKAGKYDQAIQCYTDAIGLCPKEQKGDLSTFYQNRAAAYEQQLKWTEVIQDCSQAVELNPCYIKALFRRAKALEKLGNKKECLEDVTAVCILEVFQNQQSMLLADKVLKQLGKEKAKEKYKNREPLMPSPQFIKSYFSSFTDDIISQPLQKGEKKDEDKDKEGEASEVTGSSGYLKAKQYMEEENYDKIISECTKEIESGGRYTAEALLLRATFYLLIGNATAAQPDLDRVINMDEASVKLRANALIKRGSMYMQQQQPQLSTQDFNMAAEIDPRNADVYHHRGQLKILLDQVEEAVGDFDECIKLRPDSALAQAQKCFALYRQAYTGNNPSQVQKAMDGFEDVIRRFKKCAEGYALYAQALTDQQQFGKADEMYDKCIELEPDNATTYVHKGLLQLQWKQDLEMGLELISKAIEIDNKCDFAYETMGTIEVQRGNLDKAIDMFNKAINLAKSEMEMAHLYSLCDAAYAQTEVAKKYGLKPPTL from the exons ATGGCTGCGTCGAAGCCCGTAGAGCCTGAGTGCGGGACTGGGCTCCCCCGTTGGCAGCTTGCACTCCTGGTAGGGACTCCGCTCGTCCTCGGTGCCGGAGCTGTATACCTGTGGAACCGAAATCGCGGCAAAGAAAACCAAGGGAAAAAGAATGGGGAGAGGAAAACTCCCGAAGGAAGCGCTAGCCCTGTTCAGGGCCAGCACGGTGCCACCAATCCAGAGCTGGAGAACATG AGTCCCCTTGACAAAGCACAGTCTGCTAAGAATAAGGGCAACAAATACTTCAAGGCCGGCAAATATGATCAAGCGATCCAGTGCTACACAGACGCAATCGGCCTGTGTCCCAAAGAACAGAAAGGAGACCTGTCCACCTTCTACCAGAATAGAGCTGCAGCCTACGAGCAACAG cTGAAATGGACAGAAGTGATACAGGATTGCTCTCAGGCAGTCGAACTGAATCCTTGCTATATAAAAGCTCTTTTCAGGCGTGCCAAAGCACTGGAAAAACTGGGTAACAAGAAAGAGTGCCTAGAAG atGTGACCGCAGTATGTATTCTGGAGGTTTTCCAGAACCAGCAGAGCATGCTGCTGGCAGACAAGGTTCTGAAACAGCTGGGAAAAGAGAAGGCCAAAGAAAAATACAAG AACCGGGAGCCCCTTATGCCATCTCCTCAGTTCATCAAGTCCTACTTCAGCTCCTTTACTGATGACATCATTTCACAGCCTCTACAGAAGGGGGAAAAGAAAGATGAGGATAAAGACAAAGAGGGTGAGGCCTCTGAGGTTACAGGAAG CTCAGGCTACCTAAAGGCTAAGCAGTATATGGAGGAGGAGAACTACGATAAGATCATCAGTGAGTGCACAAAGGAGATCGAGTCTGGAGGCAGGTACACAGCCGAAGCTCTTCTGCTGAGAGCCACCTTCTACCTACTGATTGGCAACGCTACAGCTGCTCAGCCTGATCTTGACCGTGTCATCAACATGGATGAGGCCAGTGTCAAG TTACGTGCTAATGCGCTCATTAAACGTGGAAGCATGtacatgcagcagcagcagccccAGCTCTCCACGCAAGACTTTAACATGGCTGCAGAGATTGACCCCCGTAATGCCGACGTCTACCACCACAGGGGACAG TTGAAGATTCTGCTGGATCAGGTAGAGGAGGCTGTGGGAGATTTTGATGAGTGTATAAAGCTTCGACCAGACTCTGCACTTGCCCAGGCCCAGAAGTGTTTCGCATTG TACCGACAGGCCTACACTGGAAACAACCCATCCCAGGTTCAGAAAGCCATGGATGGTTTTGAGGATGTCATTAGGAGGTTTAAAAAGTGTGCTGAGGGCTATGCTCTGTATGCACAG GCACTAACAGACCAGCAACAGTTTGGTAAAGCAGATGAAATGTATGACAAATGTATCGAACTAGAGCCTGATAACGCCACAACATATGTCCACAAAGG TTTGTTGCAGCTTCAGTGGAAACAGGATCTGGAAATGGGCCTTGAACTCATAAGCAAAGCCATTGAAATTGACAATAAATGTGACTTTGCTTATGAAACTATGGGAACCATTGAAGTCCAAAG aGGCAATCTGGACAAGGCTATAGACATGTTCAACAAGGCCATCAACTTGGCCAAGTCAGAGATGGAGATGGCCCATCTCTACTCCCTTTGTGATGCTGCTTATGCCCAGACGGAGGTGGCCAAGAAGTATGGCCTCAAGCCTCCCACGCTATAA
- the LOC128015578 gene encoding protein SPO16 homolog isoform X2: MASNTGTSWKTTIIISSSPQCDEPSKILLAQQHRIRRSDTILSSAFVFPMSGTAFLLVTPEEFPAKLENSEFFERIEKFVQVHRNSFLLLQAPVYGKREWEILSSVQNRFLGCNLRVIPVHSTADVVKGMLVIAKATSKPNVANLSDQMSLACTYIIDHSPVWGMLQEMQF, encoded by the exons ATGGCAAGCAATACCGGCACCTCTTGGAAAACAACCATTATAATTAGCTCCTCGCCCCAG TGTGATGAACCCTCGAAGATTCTTCTGGCGCAGCAGCACAGGATTCGCCGCTCGGACACCATCCTGTCCTCTGCCTTTGTTTTCCCCATGTCAG GAACGGCTTTCTTGCTGGTCACACCCGAGGAGTTTCCAGCTAAGCTTGAGAATTCAGAATTTTTTGAAAGAATTGAGAAGTTTGTGCAGGTCCATAGAAACAGTTTTCTTCTGCTTCAAGCCCCAGTCTACGGAAAAAGGGAGTGGGAGATTTTATCATCCGTGCAAAACAG ATTTCTTGGCTGTAACCTCAGAGTCATACCTGTGCACAGTACTGCTGATGTAGTGAAGGGAATGCTGGTCATTGCGAAG GCCACAAGTAAACCCAATGTGGCGAATTTGAGCGACCAGATGTCTTTGGCTTGTACTTACATCATTGATCACAGCCCAGTTTGGGGGATGCTTCAAGAGATGCAGTTCTAG
- the LOC128015578 gene encoding protein SPO16 homolog isoform X6: MASNTGTSWKTTIIISSSPQCDEPSKILLAQQHRIRRSDTILSSAFVFPMSGTAFLLVTPEEFPAKLENSEFFERIEKFVQVHRNSFLLLQAPVYGKREWEILSSVQNRFLGCNLRVIPVHSTADVVKGMLVIAKLFSYLTE; this comes from the exons ATGGCAAGCAATACCGGCACCTCTTGGAAAACAACCATTATAATTAGCTCCTCGCCCCAG TGTGATGAACCCTCGAAGATTCTTCTGGCGCAGCAGCACAGGATTCGCCGCTCGGACACCATCCTGTCCTCTGCCTTTGTTTTCCCCATGTCAG GAACGGCTTTCTTGCTGGTCACACCCGAGGAGTTTCCAGCTAAGCTTGAGAATTCAGAATTTTTTGAAAGAATTGAGAAGTTTGTGCAGGTCCATAGAAACAGTTTTCTTCTGCTTCAAGCCCCAGTCTACGGAAAAAGGGAGTGGGAGATTTTATCATCCGTGCAAAACAG ATTTCTTGGCTGTAACCTCAGAGTCATACCTGTGCACAGTACTGCTGATGTAGTGAAGGGAATGCTGGTCATTGCGAAG
- the LOC128015578 gene encoding protein SPO16 homolog isoform X1 — protein MASNTGTSWKTTIIISSSPQCDEPSKILLAQQHRIRRSDTILSSAFVFPMSGTAFLLVTPEEFPAKLENSEFFERIEKFVQVHRNSFLLLQAPVYGKREWEILSSVQNSRFLGCNLRVIPVHSTADVVKGMLVIAKATSKPNVANLSDQMSLACTYIIDHSPVWGMLQEMQF, from the exons ATGGCAAGCAATACCGGCACCTCTTGGAAAACAACCATTATAATTAGCTCCTCGCCCCAG TGTGATGAACCCTCGAAGATTCTTCTGGCGCAGCAGCACAGGATTCGCCGCTCGGACACCATCCTGTCCTCTGCCTTTGTTTTCCCCATGTCAG GAACGGCTTTCTTGCTGGTCACACCCGAGGAGTTTCCAGCTAAGCTTGAGAATTCAGAATTTTTTGAAAGAATTGAGAAGTTTGTGCAGGTCCATAGAAACAGTTTTCTTCTGCTTCAAGCCCCAGTCTACGGAAAAAGGGAGTGGGAGATTTTATCATCCGTGCAAAACAG CAGATTTCTTGGCTGTAACCTCAGAGTCATACCTGTGCACAGTACTGCTGATGTAGTGAAGGGAATGCTGGTCATTGCGAAG GCCACAAGTAAACCCAATGTGGCGAATTTGAGCGACCAGATGTCTTTGGCTTGTACTTACATCATTGATCACAGCCCAGTTTGGGGGATGCTTCAAGAGATGCAGTTCTAG